A single genomic interval of Colius striatus isolate bColStr4 chromosome 9, bColStr4.1.hap1, whole genome shotgun sequence harbors:
- the THG1L gene encoding probable tRNA(His) guanylyltransferase isoform X4, which translates to MFSDTEFMTHVVSQFSSSYVFYWKDYFKDQQLLYPPGFDGRIVLYPSNQNLKDYLSWRQADCHINNLYNTVFWMLVQRSGLTPVQAQDRLQGTLAGDKNEILFSEFNINYNNEPLMYRKGTVLIWQKVNEVTTKKIKLPKEAEEKEVEVTRIRTKVVPLHCDIIGDQFWEEYPEILADDS; encoded by the exons ATGTTCAGTGATACAGAG TTCATGACTCACGTGGTCTCTCAGTTTTCCTCAAGTTACGTTTTCTACTGGAAGGATTACTTTAAGGACCAGCAACTTCTGTACCCTCCGGGATTTGACGGACGAATCGTATTGTATCCCAGCAACCAAAATCTAAAGGACTACCTCAGCTGGAGACAAGCAGATT gCCATATTAATAACCTTTATAATACAGTGTTTTGGATGCTTGTACAGCGGAGCGGTTTGACACCAGTGCAAGCACAAGATAGACTCCAG GGAACTTTGGCTGGAGATAAGAATGAAATCTTATTTTCCGAATTCAACATTAACTACAACAATGAACCTTTGATGTACAGAAAAGGAACCGTCTTGATATGGCAGAAG GTTAATGAAGTCAcgacaaagaaaataaaactgccaaaagaagcagaagaaaaggaagtcGAAGTAACACGGATTAGGACTAAAGTTGTTCCCTTGCACTGTGACATTATTGGGGACCAGTTCTGGGAGGAATACCCTGAGATTCTGGCCGACGATAGTTGA
- the THG1L gene encoding probable tRNA(His) guanylyltransferase isoform X1 codes for MLGCWRAAAAIAVRRACGRRLSMAKSKFEYVRDFEADDTCLPNCWIVVRLDGRNFHRFSEQHEFKKPNDDRALQLMTKCAQTVMQELEDITIAYGQSDEYSFVFKKKSRWFKRRASKFMTHVVSQFSSSYVFYWKDYFKDQQLLYPPGFDGRIVLYPSNQNLKDYLSWRQADCHINNLYNTVFWMLVQRSGLTPVQAQDRLQGTLAGDKNEILFSEFNINYNNEPLMYRKGTVLIWQKVNEVTTKKIKLPKEAEEKEVEVTRIRTKVVPLHCDIIGDQFWEEYPEILADDS; via the exons ATGCTGGGGTGCTGGCGGGCCGCGGCGGCCATCGCTGTGCGCCGGGCGTGCGGCCGCCGCCTCTCCATGGCGAAGAGCAAGTTCGAGTACGTGCGGGACTTTGAGGCGGACGACACCTGTCTGCCCAACTGCTGGATCGTGGTGCGGCTGGACGGCCGCAACTTCCACCG GTTTTCTGAGCAGCATGAGTTCAAAAAGCCAAATGATGACCGTGCTCTTCAGCTGATGACTAAGTGTGCCCAGACAGTGATGCAAGAATTGGAGGATATTACTATTGCTTATGGACAGAGTGATGAAtatagttttgttttcaaaaagaagAGTAGATGGTTTAAAAGAAGAGCAAG TAAGTTCATGACTCACGTGGTCTCTCAGTTTTCCTCAAGTTACGTTTTCTACTGGAAGGATTACTTTAAGGACCAGCAACTTCTGTACCCTCCGGGATTTGACGGACGAATCGTATTGTATCCCAGCAACCAAAATCTAAAGGACTACCTCAGCTGGAGACAAGCAGATT gCCATATTAATAACCTTTATAATACAGTGTTTTGGATGCTTGTACAGCGGAGCGGTTTGACACCAGTGCAAGCACAAGATAGACTCCAG GGAACTTTGGCTGGAGATAAGAATGAAATCTTATTTTCCGAATTCAACATTAACTACAACAATGAACCTTTGATGTACAGAAAAGGAACCGTCTTGATATGGCAGAAG GTTAATGAAGTCAcgacaaagaaaataaaactgccaaaagaagcagaagaaaaggaagtcGAAGTAACACGGATTAGGACTAAAGTTGTTCCCTTGCACTGTGACATTATTGGGGACCAGTTCTGGGAGGAATACCCTGAGATTCTGGCCGACGATAGTTGA
- the SOX30 gene encoding transcription factor SOX-30, protein MWQAAAPSEMPPLPKPAVKTKTESVSLTILPSESGIPDTPFSKDRKGRVKRPMNAFMVWARIHRPTIAKAYPGANNTEISTLLGLEWSKLTDEQKQPYYDEAHKLKMKHREEFPDWVYKPQPSKKKPLPLPVSTVASSPSQTVITTSPAGICPCQLSPYPVVIPQVEKTISHPVCESSSAIHLMPSSIPCVGPVTVFQATNVNTAPMTVPAPVLHAVATPLQPLPIVQPVSLFGVPPPPSFQQSYFISGHHYFPSR, encoded by the exons ATGTGGCAGGCTGCCGCGCCAAGCGAAATGCCGCCTTTACCGAAGCCTGCCGTAAAGACTAAAACTGAAAGTGTTTCCCTGACAATACTACCTTCCGAATCAG GAATACCAGACACTCCGTTTAGCAAGGACAGGAAGGGCCGCGTAAAGCGCCCAATGAACGCCTTTATGGTGTGGGCCAGGATTCATCGGCCCACCATAGCCAAAGCATACCCAGGTGCCAACAACACAGAAATCAGCACTCTGCTTGGGCTGGAGTGGAGCAAACTGACTGATGAGCAGAAGCAACCCTATTATGATGAAGCTCACAAGCTGAAAATGAAGCACAGAGAGGAATTTCCCG ATTGGGTTTATAAACCACAACCAAGCAAAAAGAAGCCACTTCCACTGCCTGTCTCTACTGTAGCTTCCAGCCCTTCTCAGACTGTCATCACCACAAGTCCAGCTGGCATTTGTCCCTGCCAGTTGTCTCCTTACCCTGTTGTCATCCCTCAAGTTGAGAAGACTATAAGTCATCCAGTCT GTGAGTCGTCTTCTGCCATCCATCTGATGCCTTCTTCCATTCCATGTGTTGGTCCAGTTACTGTTTTCCAGGCTACTAATGTAAACACGGCACCAATGACTGTTCCAGCTCCAGTCTTGCATGCTGTAGCTACACCACTACAGCCCCTTCCCATTGTTCAGCCAGTCAGTCTGTTTGGAGTACCTCCTCCACCCTCATTTCAGCAATCTTACTTTATATCCGGACATCACTATTTCCCCTCAAGGTAA
- the THG1L gene encoding probable tRNA(His) guanylyltransferase isoform X2 — MLAGAVHLALAVPCPRFSEQHEFKKPNDDRALQLMTKCAQTVMQELEDITIAYGQSDEYSFVFKKKSRWFKRRASKFMTHVVSQFSSSYVFYWKDYFKDQQLLYPPGFDGRIVLYPSNQNLKDYLSWRQADCHINNLYNTVFWMLVQRSGLTPVQAQDRLQGTLAGDKNEILFSEFNINYNNEPLMYRKGTVLIWQKVNEVTTKKIKLPKEAEEKEVEVTRIRTKVVPLHCDIIGDQFWEEYPEILADDS; from the exons ATGCTGGCCGGTGCCGTGCACTTGGCCCTGGCTGTTCCCTGCCCGAG GTTTTCTGAGCAGCATGAGTTCAAAAAGCCAAATGATGACCGTGCTCTTCAGCTGATGACTAAGTGTGCCCAGACAGTGATGCAAGAATTGGAGGATATTACTATTGCTTATGGACAGAGTGATGAAtatagttttgttttcaaaaagaagAGTAGATGGTTTAAAAGAAGAGCAAG TAAGTTCATGACTCACGTGGTCTCTCAGTTTTCCTCAAGTTACGTTTTCTACTGGAAGGATTACTTTAAGGACCAGCAACTTCTGTACCCTCCGGGATTTGACGGACGAATCGTATTGTATCCCAGCAACCAAAATCTAAAGGACTACCTCAGCTGGAGACAAGCAGATT gCCATATTAATAACCTTTATAATACAGTGTTTTGGATGCTTGTACAGCGGAGCGGTTTGACACCAGTGCAAGCACAAGATAGACTCCAG GGAACTTTGGCTGGAGATAAGAATGAAATCTTATTTTCCGAATTCAACATTAACTACAACAATGAACCTTTGATGTACAGAAAAGGAACCGTCTTGATATGGCAGAAG GTTAATGAAGTCAcgacaaagaaaataaaactgccaaaagaagcagaagaaaaggaagtcGAAGTAACACGGATTAGGACTAAAGTTGTTCCCTTGCACTGTGACATTATTGGGGACCAGTTCTGGGAGGAATACCCTGAGATTCTGGCCGACGATAGTTGA
- the LSM11 gene encoding U7 snRNA-associated Sm-like protein LSm11 codes for MEEDEGAAGGAEHQRARRRPGAERSPSPSRLDVSSSRFDPLLALYSANTPLPFPSAPCFNNLAEYESFQRGLLRPRGRRPAPSRRGPPAARRGPPAADPERIQRLRSLMVNAGPEHDTAEGGAAARRRRAPRNVLTRMPLHEGSPLGELHRCVRDGVKINVHIRTFKGLRGVCTGFLVAFDKFWNMALTDVDETYRKPVMGKAFYAEPQLTLTRLFDRLKLQESSAKKAADSKTVSEELALTNDSQTLGLKGRGRAEDERERQKRLGRAGEKKMPSDRGDADVGSGTAHTEGASAGGTRARSQSRRKRRPKVDYQQVFTRHINQIFIRGENVLLVHLAH; via the exons ATGGAGGAGGACGAGGGGGCCGCGGGAGGCGCGGAGCACCAGcgcgcccgccgccggcccggGGCCGAgcgctcccccagccccagccgccTGGACGTCAGCTCCAGCCGCTTCGACCCGCTGCTGGCGCTGTACTCGGCCAACACGCCGCTGCCCTTCCCCTCCGCGCCCTGCTTCAACAACCTCGCCGAGTATGAGAGCTTCCAGCGCGGCCTGCTCCGcccgcgcggccgccgccccgcgccctcccgccgcggcccgcccgccgcccgccgcggccCGCCCGCCGCCGACCCCGAGCGCATCCAGCGCCTCCGCAGCCTCATGGTCAACGCGGGCCCCGAGCACGACACGGCCgagggcggcgcggcggcccgGCGCCGGCGAGCGCCGCGCAACGTCCTCACTCGGATGCCCC tCCACGAAGGCAGCCCACTGGGGGAACTTCATCGCTGCGTCCGAGATGGTGTAAAAATCAATGTCCATATCCGCACTTTCAAAGGGCTCCGTGGAGTCTGCACAGGGTTTTTGGTTGCATTTGACAAGTTCTGGAATATG gCCCTGACAGACGTGGATGAGACATACAGGAAACCAGTAATGGGCAAAGCTTTCTACGCAGAACCTCAGCTCACACTAACCCGG CTGTTTGACAGACTCAAACTGCAGGAGTCCTCGGCAAAGAAGGCAGCTGACTCAAAGACTGTCTCAGAGGAGCTGGCCCTGACAAATGACTCTCAGACGCTGGGACTGAAAGGACGAGGGAGAGCAGAAGATGAGCGTGAGAGGCAGAAACGCTTGGGTAGAGCTGGAGAGAAGAAGATGCCAAGTGACAGAGGTGATGCTGATGTGGGTAGCGGGACTGCCCACACAGAGGGGGCCAGTGCTGGTGGTACCCGGGCAAGAAGCCAGTCACGGAGAAAAAGGCGTCCCAAAGTGGATTATCAACAGGTGTTCACACGGCACATAAACCAGATTTTCATTCGAGGAGAGAATGTCTTGCTTGTTCATTTGGCACATTGA
- the THG1L gene encoding probable tRNA(His) guanylyltransferase isoform X3, with the protein MAKSKFEYVRDFEADDTCLPNCWIVVRLDGRNFHRFSEQHEFKKPNDDRALQLMTKCAQTVMQELEDITIAYGQSDEYSFVFKKKSRWFKRRASKFMTHVVSQFSSSYVFYWKDYFKDQQLLYPPGFDGRIVLYPSNQNLKDYLSWRQADCHINNLYNTVFWMLVQRSGLTPVQAQDRLQVNEVTTKKIKLPKEAEEKEVEVTRIRTKVVPLHCDIIGDQFWEEYPEILADDS; encoded by the exons ATGGCGAAGAGCAAGTTCGAGTACGTGCGGGACTTTGAGGCGGACGACACCTGTCTGCCCAACTGCTGGATCGTGGTGCGGCTGGACGGCCGCAACTTCCACCG GTTTTCTGAGCAGCATGAGTTCAAAAAGCCAAATGATGACCGTGCTCTTCAGCTGATGACTAAGTGTGCCCAGACAGTGATGCAAGAATTGGAGGATATTACTATTGCTTATGGACAGAGTGATGAAtatagttttgttttcaaaaagaagAGTAGATGGTTTAAAAGAAGAGCAAG TAAGTTCATGACTCACGTGGTCTCTCAGTTTTCCTCAAGTTACGTTTTCTACTGGAAGGATTACTTTAAGGACCAGCAACTTCTGTACCCTCCGGGATTTGACGGACGAATCGTATTGTATCCCAGCAACCAAAATCTAAAGGACTACCTCAGCTGGAGACAAGCAGATT gCCATATTAATAACCTTTATAATACAGTGTTTTGGATGCTTGTACAGCGGAGCGGTTTGACACCAGTGCAAGCACAAGATAGACTCCAG GTTAATGAAGTCAcgacaaagaaaataaaactgccaaaagaagcagaagaaaaggaagtcGAAGTAACACGGATTAGGACTAAAGTTGTTCCCTTGCACTGTGACATTATTGGGGACCAGTTCTGGGAGGAATACCCTGAGATTCTGGCCGACGATAGTTGA
- the THG1L gene encoding probable tRNA(His) guanylyltransferase isoform X5 yields MTHVVSQFSSSYVFYWKDYFKDQQLLYPPGFDGRIVLYPSNQNLKDYLSWRQADCHINNLYNTVFWMLVQRSGLTPVQAQDRLQGTLAGDKNEILFSEFNINYNNEPLMYRKGTVLIWQKVNEVTTKKIKLPKEAEEKEVEVTRIRTKVVPLHCDIIGDQFWEEYPEILADDS; encoded by the exons ATGACTCACGTGGTCTCTCAGTTTTCCTCAAGTTACGTTTTCTACTGGAAGGATTACTTTAAGGACCAGCAACTTCTGTACCCTCCGGGATTTGACGGACGAATCGTATTGTATCCCAGCAACCAAAATCTAAAGGACTACCTCAGCTGGAGACAAGCAGATT gCCATATTAATAACCTTTATAATACAGTGTTTTGGATGCTTGTACAGCGGAGCGGTTTGACACCAGTGCAAGCACAAGATAGACTCCAG GGAACTTTGGCTGGAGATAAGAATGAAATCTTATTTTCCGAATTCAACATTAACTACAACAATGAACCTTTGATGTACAGAAAAGGAACCGTCTTGATATGGCAGAAG GTTAATGAAGTCAcgacaaagaaaataaaactgccaaaagaagcagaagaaaaggaagtcGAAGTAACACGGATTAGGACTAAAGTTGTTCCCTTGCACTGTGACATTATTGGGGACCAGTTCTGGGAGGAATACCCTGAGATTCTGGCCGACGATAGTTGA